A stretch of DNA from Anopheles nili chromosome 2, idAnoNiliSN_F5_01, whole genome shotgun sequence:
ATCGCACAGCTGGGGCTCATCGACAAACGCACAGGATTCAATTAGTGTGTGATTCAATCGGTCACGCGTCAGCAACGGAGGACCATCTTTAAGCTTTATACTCTTTCGCTTCATTGCACAATATCTGacctgttttgctttctttttgcggACCATGCAAGAAAGATCGTCTTTTTTGATGTATTATGACTTGCGGCTTCCTCCTCGTGGAAGCATACATCGTGTTCTCACACATTTTACTGCCTATGGTGCTTTTAGTATCGTTTTGCGATATTGTATAGTTTTTCAACCGATTTGAACGCAGGAATTAGCTCCAGTCGTTACGATGACGTTGATAAATAATTCCTTCATTCGACAAAAAAGTACACATAAAATCATTACGAGTGTTATATTGCACAAACAGCGTTCGGTAGTGCATGCGGAGTGGTGCAAATATGTGCAACTTCGGTCCAAaatgtgcacacacacgtaattATCTTCGTCTGTTGTGCTGCTATTCAATCAATCGTTGATGCAGCTTTGGCAGAAAGCGAGTTGACCGACCTGATGCAACGCGTTGATGCACTGGCGGCCTCACTGCAGTGCGGTGTTATCTGCTACTCTTCACTACTCTCAATCGGCACTGGCTTGCTAAATCGATTTTCGTTCCGATCAGCTGCGTCCGAGATTTTTTCAACCTCCTGTGAAACTGAAATGTTTCTATTGGATGGCACGGATTAGCGTCTTCCGCCGGGACAATAAATCTAATCACCCTGCGGTCAAGCTGATCGAGCTGATTCTTCAATTACAAGCCGTGCGCATTTGCGGACACTTTAATGTACTAAAACTAATGCTAATGAACAGAGTGCTGGGCGTCTTCAGCCAAAGATGATGTAAGTTACTCTGGAATGGCGCCTTTTCCTGCTCTTCGTTACCAGCAATCATTATTCAAATGACTAAGCTATGCAAATTATGGCAATGAATTTTCCAATACATTCCAAACAATCCCTAcggcttcatttttttgtgattgTAATTTTATTGTTCCTTGTCGCCTCTTGCATATGAGCAAGTAAACCTTCTTAGAAAGGctgttttgtaaaaataaaataaaatatatttacttATAATAATATATCACTGCTCAATAAAAAAGGTAGCTTATGTTTCCGACACATATTAAGCGTCGTTCCTTgagcaaaattttgttttgtaaaattaaatcCTGGTATTGTTTTATATTCTTTCCACTTTTATCCCGGTGTAGATGCAAATTCATTTCATCAAACATCGAAATGGATCGACGATGTGCGAACGGAGCGTGGCAGCGACGTTATTATAATGCTAGTTGGAAACAAAACCGATCTCTCCGACAAGCGTCAAGTGTCGACAGAGGAGGgcgagcgaaaagcgaaagaactGAACGTTATGTTTATCGAAACTAGTGCAAAAGCAGGCTATAACGTAAAACAGGTAAGATGGTCAAGATTTCTTATGGAGTTAATGGCTCACGAATAATTAtattatttgtattatttcGTTCTAGCTATTCCGAAGAGTAGCTGCTGCCCTGCCCGGCATGGACTCGACCGAGAACAAACCACCAGAAGACAGTATCCTTTTCTTACAAGAAATTGTCaacttttctttcgtttcagcTAATATTGTAAATGAAATTCTATCATATTAGTAACAGAATATTGTTGCATTTAACTCATTCGATAATTTTCACATATGgccattagaaaaaaaacctattaaTGGCTTTAGCATCAAAAGCttcattgcattttattttaacttgTGTACTTTTGACGCTGGTTCAAGGCTTGTTTGTATTTAATTGCACATTCATGGCATTATTACGATcatgatacaatttttgaaaaaatttcttttaaattcaTCActtaagaaaataaattcgcTGATCGTGTTTCTTTGTATGTTTAACAATTAGGttacttttttatttggttcATTTATCTTCTTTAGTTGTTTTCcttaacattttattttctcacctTTCCCCCACCAGTGCATGAAGTTGTGCTGAAAGATTCaccaaatgaaacaaaagacCCGGAAGGCGGTTGTGCATGCTGAAATGACCATCATCCTGTTCGAGAGCCGTCCGCAGCAACGACTATTGATGCACTATGATAACCGTTACTACTGACTATCGCTACTATTACTGCTATTATAACAGCTGCGATGATGGCGTTCACGACTATGATGAATATTGCTGCTTATCCGTTACGATAACCACCAAAAATACGCACCGCAGTGATGTGAggcggctggctggctggcctaGTGACAAATTACGGGCTTATCAAGCGCGATCCGATGGCGCATTTGAATCCCCGCGATACACAGACGTGTGATGTGCATTCTATGtcgtatgtgtttttttgttacattatTTCCTGACATATTTATTTGTAGCAATCGTCCGCGGAACCGATTATTCGATAATATTACACGAAGTTGTCACCAACTATTTGtacgaggatgattacgattACTGAGAGGTGCTGTGGTTTGGATATAGTGAACATCATTTACTGCTTAATCATTTAGATGGCATTCACTTTTGATTCCATTTATGTTTCGGATCAtcgttcccctttttttgtgtttcgtaaGACTGCGCTCTGTAAACAATAGCGCGAACAAATTGTTCATCCAATGTTTTTCCCTACATGGCAGAATATTCCATTTTCTGTCTTATCCAGCAATCGTCAAGCAAATTAGTGTTAAGTGAGTACATCATCCGTGAGTTGGTTACTCTCACGAGCGATTGAAAGCAGCAATATTATTGTACATTAACGTTCCATTCTTCCGATTTATATACCGTTCGTCTATCtctaattttatttgctttgctcTATGTTAACCGAGAGAGAACAATAAT
This window harbors:
- the LOC128730763 gene encoding ras-related protein Rab6 translates to MSSSGEFGNPLRKFKLVFLGEQSVGKTSLITRFMYDSFDNTYQATIGIDFLSKTMYLEDRTVRLQLWDTAGQERFRSLIPSYIRDSTVAVVVYDITNANSFHQTSKWIDDVRTERGSDVIIMLVGNKTDLSDKRQVSTEEGERKAKELNVMFIETSAKAGYNVKQLFRRVAAALPGMDSTENKPPEDMHEVVLKDSPNETKDPEGGCAC